The Thermothielavioides terrestris NRRL 8126 chromosome 2, complete sequence genome includes a region encoding these proteins:
- a CDS encoding glycoside hydrolase family 43 protein (CAZy_ID 269678) has protein sequence MAPLITHIYTADPSAHVFEGKIYVYPSHDRETDIQFNDNGDQYDMVDYHVFSTESLDPAAPVVDHGVVLKAEDVPWVSKQLWAPDAAYKDGKYYLYFPARDKQGIFRIGVAVGDRPEGPFVPDPEPIKGSYSIDPATFVDDDGQAYMYFGGLWGGQLQCYQKGNDVFDPSWQGPKEPSGAGARALGPRVAKLADDMRQFAGEVREVVILAPETGEPLAADDHDRRFFEAAWMHKYGGKYYFSYSTGDTHYLCYAVGTSPYGPFTYRGRMLEPVLGWTTHHSVVEFQGRWWLFHHDCELSNGVDHLRSVKVKEIFYDAEGNIVGEKPE, from the coding sequence ATGGCGCCTCTCATCACGCACATCTACACGGCCGACCCGTCGGCCCACGTGTTTGAGGGCAAGATCTACGTCTACCCGTCGCACGACCGCGAGACCGACATCCAGTTCAACGACAATGGCGACCAGTACGACATGGTCGACTACCACGTCTTCAGCACCGAGTCGCTGGACCCGGCCGCACCCGTCGTCGACCACGGCGTCGtgctcaaggccgaggacgTGCCCTGGGTGTCCAAGCAGCTGTGGGCTCCCGACGCCGCCTACAAGGACGGCAAGTACTACCTGTACTTCCCCGCCCGCGACAAGCAGGGCATCTTCCGCATCGGCGTGGCCGTCGGCGACCGGCCCGAGGGCCCCTTCGTGCCCGACCCGGAGCCGATCAAGGGCAGCTACAGCATCGACCCGGCCAccttcgtcgacgacgacggccaggcGTACATGTACTTCGGCGGCCTGTGGGGCGGCCAGCTGCAGTGCTACCAGAAGGGCAACGACGTCTTCGACCCCTCCTGGCAGGGGCCCAAGGAGCcgtcgggcgcgggcgcgcgcgcccTCGGCCCGCGCGTGGCCAAGCTGGCGGACGACATGCGCCAGTTCGCCGGCGAGGTGCGCGAGGTGGTGATCCTGGCGCCCGAGACGGGCGagccgctcgccgccgacgaccacgaccgcCGCTTCTTCGAGGCCGCCTGGATGCACAAGTACGGCGGCAAGTACTACTTCAGCTACTCGACCGGCGACACCCACTACCTGTGCTACGCCGTCGGCACCAGCCCCTACGGGCCCTTCACCTACCGCGGCCGGATGCTGGAGCCCGTGCTCGGCTGGACCACGCACCACTCCGTCGTCGAGTTCCAGGGCCGCTGGTGGCTGTTCCACCACGACTGCGAGCTGAGCAACGGCGTCGACCACCTCCGCTCCGTCAAGGTCAAGGAGATCTTCTACGATGCCGAGGGCAACATCGTCGGCGAGAAGCCGGAGTAA